A DNA window from Boseongicola sp. contains the following coding sequences:
- a CDS encoding ATP-binding cassette domain-containing protein encodes MTAEAPILALQGITKVFPGVKALDDVSLELFPGKVTALVGENGAGKSTVVKVLTGIYQPDDGDVLVEGSATKFPTPQHASSAGVTAIHQETVLFDELSVAENVFLGHAPKNKFGLIDTAASVAKTQSILREIGAELDPNALLKDLGIASKHLVAIARALSIDAQVVIMDEPTAALSHKEIEELYELVEKLKAQGKAILFISHKFDEIFRIADHYTVFRDGQFVAAGDIADVNNDELVKMMVGREVTQIFPERKAKITDEVLRVRAYAHPTEFDDISFTLNGGEILGFYGLVGAGRSELMQALFGITAPSQGTLEIEGNTVRIRSAADAVDNGIVYVPEDRGKQGAITDLPIFQNVTLPSLRRTSKNGFLRLAEEFKLAREFTERLDLRAASLDTNVGSLSGGNQQKVVIAKWLATKPKVIILDEPTKGIDIGSKAAVHEFMAELAAQGLAVIMVSSEIPEVLGMSDRIIVMREGLMVAELSKDDMTPETLVRHAAGIEEIAS; translated from the coding sequence GGAGTTGTTCCCAGGAAAAGTAACCGCGCTTGTTGGTGAAAACGGGGCGGGCAAGTCTACCGTCGTCAAGGTTTTGACCGGGATTTATCAGCCCGACGATGGTGATGTTTTGGTCGAAGGCTCGGCGACCAAATTTCCAACACCGCAGCACGCCTCAAGTGCGGGCGTTACGGCCATTCATCAGGAAACAGTATTGTTTGATGAGCTGTCAGTTGCGGAAAACGTGTTCCTAGGCCACGCGCCCAAAAACAAGTTCGGTCTAATAGACACCGCAGCGTCAGTCGCCAAGACCCAATCAATCCTGCGAGAAATCGGTGCAGAACTTGACCCCAACGCGCTGCTGAAAGACCTTGGCATCGCGAGCAAACACCTTGTGGCCATTGCCCGTGCATTGTCGATCGATGCGCAAGTTGTGATTATGGATGAGCCCACCGCCGCCTTGTCGCACAAAGAAATTGAAGAGCTGTATGAGCTGGTGGAAAAACTGAAGGCACAAGGCAAAGCGATCTTGTTTATCAGCCATAAGTTTGATGAGATTTTCCGCATCGCTGACCACTATACGGTGTTTCGCGATGGGCAATTTGTGGCGGCCGGTGATATTGCCGACGTTAACAATGACGAGTTGGTGAAAATGATGGTTGGCCGCGAGGTGACCCAGATTTTTCCTGAACGCAAAGCAAAGATCACTGACGAAGTATTGCGCGTAAGGGCCTATGCCCACCCAACCGAATTTGACGATATCAGCTTTACGTTGAATGGCGGTGAGATTTTGGGCTTTTACGGCTTGGTTGGCGCGGGTCGGTCAGAGCTTATGCAGGCTTTGTTCGGAATTACCGCGCCCAGTCAGGGCACGCTGGAAATCGAAGGAAACACGGTGCGTATCCGATCTGCGGCAGATGCAGTGGACAATGGCATTGTTTATGTTCCCGAAGATCGCGGCAAGCAGGGCGCGATCACGGATTTGCCAATTTTTCAGAATGTGACACTGCCGTCGCTTAGACGTACCTCGAAGAATGGATTCTTGCGGCTGGCCGAAGAATTTAAACTGGCACGCGAATTTACCGAGAGGTTGGATTTGCGCGCGGCGTCACTGGATACCAATGTCGGTAGTTTGTCAGGCGGCAACCAGCAAAAGGTAGTCATCGCCAAGTGGCTGGCGACGAAACCGAAAGTCATCATATTGGATGAACCGACAAAAGGTATTGATATCGGATCTAAAGCAGCCGTGCATGAATTTATGGCTGAGTTGGCGGCCCAAGGTTTGGCGGTCATCATGGTTAGTTCAGAAATCCCCGAGGTTCTGGGCATGTCTGATCGCATAATCGTCATGCGCGAGGGTCTTATGGTGGCTGAACTTTCAAAAGATGACATGACACCAGAAACGCTGGTGCGCCATGCAGCCGGCATTGAGGAAATCGCATCATGA